A DNA window from Helianthus annuus cultivar XRQ/B chromosome 15, HanXRQr2.0-SUNRISE, whole genome shotgun sequence contains the following coding sequences:
- the LOC110912616 gene encoding 60S ribosomal export protein NMD3, which produces MAGEAGMFTVQQTVGSVLCCKCGILMPPNAANMCVKCLRSEVDITEGLQKHVIIIHCPECDCYLQPPRTWLKAQLESKELLTFCVKRLKNLNKVRLIHAEFIWTEPHSKRIKVKLRVQKEVMNGAVLEQAYMVEYVVQDQMCESCSRVQANPDQWVAAVQLRQHVSHRRTFFYLEQLILKHDAAVRAIRIKQMDRGIDFFFANRSHAVKFVEFIQKVVPIKSRNDKQLVSQDTKSNNYNYKYTFSVEICPICREDLVCLPPKLASSLGNLGPLVICTKISNSIALLDPLTLRHCFLDAEQYWRASFTSLLSSKQLVEYIVLDVDPISSEVNVGGSKYVMADVQVARVSDFGKNDTMFMVRTHLGHLLNAGDYALGYDLHAANTNDMEIDKYKGLVMPEVILVKKSYEERRQKKRGKPRAWKLKALPIEVDASDTRGRVDEEKMNKEYEQFLRDLEEHPELRFNISLYRNKEYQPSEMASVTDGEDVPSVPLEELLDDLKLSDEDHDDGGMQE; this is translated from the coding sequence ATGGCCGGAGAAGCGGGAATGTTTACAGTACAACAAACCGTAGGCAGTGTCTTGTGCTGCAAATGTGGCATTCTGATGCCCCCAAATGCTGCCAACATGTGTGTCAAATGTCTACGTTCCGAAGTGGACATAACCGAGGGTCTACAAAAGCATGTCATCATCATTCACTGCCCCGAGTGCGATTGCTACTTGCAGCCACCGAGAACTTGGCTTAAAGCCCAGCTAGAATCAAAAGAACTCTTGACTTTCTGCGTTAAACGTTTAAAAAATCTGAACAAAGTAAGGCTGATTCACGCAGAGTTCATCTGGACTGAACCTCACTCCAAGCGAATCAAAGTCAAACTCAGGGTTCAAAAAGAGGTTATGAACGGAGCTGTTCTCGAGCAAGCTTATATGGTTGAGTACGTGGTTCAGGATCAAATGTGCGAGTCCTGTTCGCGAGTCCAAGCGAACCCAGATCAATGGGTGGCTGCGGTTCAGCTACGGCAACACGTTTCTCACAGACGGACGTTCTTTTATCTGGAGCAACTTATTCTCAAACATGATGCTGCTGTCAGAGCGATTAGGATTAAGCAAATGGATCGCGGTATTGATTTCTTTTTTGCCAATCGTAGTCACGCGGTTAAGTTTGTCGAGTTTATTCAGAAGGTTGTCCCGATTAAGAGCCGCAACGACAAGCAACTCGTGTCCCAGGATACAAAAAGTAATAACTACAATTACAAGTACACGTTTTCTGTTGAAATTTGCCCGATTTGTCGTGAGGATCTAGTCTGTCTCCCTCCGAAACTCGCTTCTAGTTTGGGAAACCTCGGCCCGCTTGTCATTTGCACGAAAATCAGCAACAGTATCGCTTTACTTGACCCGTTAACTCTCAGGCACTGTTTTCTCGATGCCGAGCAATACTGGAGGGCGTCATTTACGTCCCTTCTTTCTTCTAAACAGCTTGTGGAATATATTGTATTGGATGTCGATCCCATTTCGTCTGAAGTCAACGTTGGTGGGTCAAAGTATGTGATGGCTGATGTACAGGTGGCTCGCGTGTCTGATTTCGGGAAGAATGATACCATGTTTATGGTAAGGACTCATCTAGGACATCTGTTAAACGCGGGTGATTATGCTCTTGGTTACGATTTACATGCTGCTAATACTAATGACATGGAGATAGACAAGTATAAAGGTCTTGTGATGCCGGAGGTTATTCTAGTCAAGAAAAGTTACGAGGAAAGGAGGCAAAAGAAGCGTGGAAAGCCTCGTGCTTGGAAGCTTAAAGCTCTTCCGATCGAGGTTGATGCGAGTGACACCCGAGGTAGAGTAGACGAAGAAAAGATGAACAAGGAGTATGAACAGTTCTTGAGGGATCTTGAAGAGCACCCCGAGTTAAGATTTAACATATCCTTGTACCGAAACAAGGAGTATCAGCCGTCGGAAATGGCGTCTGTGACAGATGGCGAGGATGTGCCTTCTGTGCCGTTGGAAGAGCTTTTGGATGATCTTAAACTAAGCGATGAAGATCATGATGATGGAGGTATGCAGGAATAA